From Streptomyces sp. TLI_235, a single genomic window includes:
- a CDS encoding two-component system CitB family sensor kinase: MRRPHWPRRVFAQLLLSQTVVTVGVTAVTAGLFLAPISRELDRDAMQRALSIAKVTAADESLARAAAARDSATAQRNAEQIRLATGASFVVITDSAGIRLSHTDPARIGQRVSTDPEPALRGESVTAIQDGTLGRTARGKVPLRLADGRIVGEVSVGISDDSIRRRLLSLANGILLCAGAGLAAGLAATLLLARGLKRRTHNIAVADISALLVEREAMLHGIREGMVAVDGAGRIRLANDEALRLLALPEDCTGRTVDALLPPGRLADVLTGRITGTDLPAVRDDRVLVVNRMATADGGAVTTLRDRTELESLVRELDNTRSLTEALRAQDHEHANRMHTLLGLLELGRHEQAAAFISEQSGSHSALTARITEQVQDPHVGALLAGKAAVAAERGVDLAVTADSHLPDAAVDSRALVTVVGNLVDNALDAIGSGPGAVDVRLRPVGATLLVEVGDSGPGIPEELRTLVFEEGFTSKDAPAHRPRGLGLALVGRVVERSGGRLAVDTGPRGGARFTVELPEALHPAETA; the protein is encoded by the coding sequence ATGAGGCGTCCGCACTGGCCGCGCCGGGTCTTCGCGCAGCTGCTGCTCAGCCAGACCGTGGTGACCGTGGGTGTCACCGCGGTGACGGCGGGCCTGTTCCTCGCCCCGATCAGCCGGGAGCTGGACCGGGACGCGATGCAGCGGGCGCTGTCGATCGCGAAGGTCACCGCCGCCGACGAGTCGCTCGCCCGGGCGGCCGCCGCCCGGGACTCGGCGACCGCGCAGCGCAATGCCGAGCAGATCCGGCTGGCGACCGGGGCGAGCTTCGTGGTGATCACCGACTCGGCGGGGATCCGGCTCTCGCACACGGATCCGGCGCGGATCGGCCAGCGGGTGTCCACCGACCCGGAGCCGGCGCTGCGCGGCGAGTCGGTCACCGCGATCCAGGACGGCACGCTGGGCCGCACCGCCCGCGGCAAGGTGCCGCTGCGGCTCGCGGACGGCCGGATCGTCGGCGAGGTGTCGGTCGGGATCAGCGACGACTCGATCCGCCGCCGGCTGCTGTCGCTGGCGAACGGCATCCTGCTGTGCGCGGGTGCGGGCCTGGCCGCCGGGCTGGCGGCGACGCTGCTGCTCGCCCGCGGGCTGAAGCGGCGCACCCACAACATCGCCGTCGCCGACATCTCCGCGCTGCTGGTGGAGCGGGAGGCGATGCTGCACGGCATCCGCGAGGGCATGGTGGCGGTGGACGGGGCGGGCCGGATCCGGCTGGCCAACGACGAGGCGCTGCGGCTGCTGGCGCTGCCGGAGGACTGCACCGGCCGCACGGTGGACGCGCTGCTGCCGCCGGGCCGGCTGGCGGACGTGCTGACCGGGCGGATCACCGGCACCGACCTGCCCGCGGTGCGGGACGACCGGGTGCTGGTGGTGAACCGGATGGCCACGGCGGACGGCGGCGCCGTCACCACCCTCCGGGACCGCACCGAACTCGAGTCGCTGGTCCGTGAGTTGGACAACACCCGGAGCCTCACCGAGGCGCTGCGGGCGCAGGACCACGAACACGCCAACCGGATGCACACCCTGCTGGGCCTGCTGGAACTCGGCCGGCACGAGCAGGCCGCGGCGTTCATCTCCGAGCAGTCCGGTTCGCACTCGGCGCTGACCGCCCGGATCACCGAGCAGGTGCAGGACCCGCACGTCGGCGCGCTGCTGGCGGGCAAGGCGGCGGTCGCCGCCGAGCGGGGCGTCGACCTGGCGGTCACCGCGGACAGCCACCTGCCGGACGCCGCCGTCGACTCCCGGGCCCTGGTCACCGTGGTCGGCAACCTGGTCGACAACGCGCTGGACGCGATCGGGTCCGGTCCGGGCGCGGTGGACGTGCGGCTGCGGCCGGTCGGCGCGACCCTGCTGGTCGAGGTCGGCGACAGCGGCCCCGGGATCCCCGAGGAGCTGCGGACGCTGGTCTTCGAGGAGGGCTTCACCAGCAAGGACGCCCCGGCGCACCGGCCGCGCGGGCTGGGCCTGGCCCTGGTCGGCCGGGTGGTGGAGCGGTCCGGCGGCCGGCTCGCGGTCGACACCGGCCCGCGCGGCGGCGCCCGGTTCACGGTGGAACTGCCCGAGGCCCTGCACCCGGCGGAGACGGCATGA
- a CDS encoding trypsin — translation MPSLDAHALRPRRLDLRSNPSRTAVARRAVAAALLASLPASLAVLGAAGPAEAQRRIVGGSASSTTDHPWMVAIASRQQFGGSRSGQFCGGVLVTATKVVTAAHCFYDERTGRRADRPGLQAVIGRDDLRTRDGREVTVRSVWIDPGYDFVHNLRDVAVLTLAEPQSGRPVIGMVGQGETEPYAVGTAARVYGWGDTRGNGSYSPTLRSVEVPVVADEVCSRAYPESGDSPYDPRVMVCAGAEQGGRDACQGDSGGPLVVAGRLAGLVSWGTGCAEATHPGVYTRLAAVADDVRSAL, via the coding sequence GTGCCCTCCCTGGACGCCCACGCCCTTCGGCCCCGCCGCCTTGACCTCCGCAGCAACCCGAGCCGGACGGCCGTAGCCCGCCGCGCGGTGGCCGCGGCGCTGCTGGCCTCCCTCCCCGCCTCGCTGGCGGTGCTCGGCGCGGCCGGCCCCGCCGAGGCGCAGCGCAGAATCGTCGGCGGCTCGGCCTCGTCCACCACCGACCACCCGTGGATGGTCGCCATCGCCAGCAGGCAGCAGTTCGGCGGCTCCCGGTCCGGGCAGTTCTGCGGCGGCGTGCTCGTCACGGCCACCAAGGTGGTCACCGCCGCGCACTGCTTCTACGACGAGCGGACGGGCCGCCGCGCCGACCGGCCGGGGCTGCAGGCCGTGATCGGCCGTGACGACCTGCGCACCCGGGACGGCCGGGAGGTCACGGTGCGCAGCGTGTGGATCGACCCCGGGTACGACTTCGTCCACAACCTGCGGGACGTGGCGGTGCTCACCCTCGCCGAGCCGCAGTCGGGCCGGCCGGTGATCGGCATGGTCGGCCAGGGCGAGACCGAGCCGTACGCTGTGGGCACCGCGGCCCGGGTCTACGGCTGGGGCGACACCCGGGGGAACGGCAGCTACTCGCCCACGCTGCGCTCGGTCGAGGTGCCGGTGGTCGCGGACGAGGTGTGCTCGCGCGCCTACCCGGAGAGCGGGGACAGCCCGTACGACCCGCGGGTCATGGTGTGCGCGGGGGCGGAGCAGGGCGGCCGGGACGCCTGCCAGGGCGACAGCGGCGGGCCGCTGGTGGTGGCCGGCCGGCTGGCGGGGCTGGTGTCCTGGGGCACGGGCTGCGCTGAGGCGACCCACCCGGGGGTCTACACCCGGCTCGCCGCGGTGGCGGACGATGTACGCTCCGCGCTCTGA
- a CDS encoding DNA topoisomerase IV subunit B, which translates to MSAESVPSALLAKDDGSNYTARHLLVLEGLEAVRKRPGMYIGSTDSRGLMHCLWEIIDNSVDEALGGFCDRIEVLLHEDGSVEVRDNGRGIPVDVEPKTGLSGVEVVMTKLHAGGKFGGGSYAASGGLHGVGASVVNALSARLDVEVDRSGHTHAISFRRGTPGHFTELSPDAPFEAASGLTKKGKAPRGRTGTRIRYWADRQIFLKDARLSLESLHARARQTAFLVPGLTIIVRDERLTESEGVDETTFRFDGGIAEFCEFLAPDKPICDVLRLHGEGNFKETVPVLDELGHMTPTEVTRHLGVDIALRWGAGYDSTMRSFVNIIATPKGGTHVTGFERSLAKTVNEVLRGAKLLRVAEDDVTKDDALEGLTAVVTVRLAEPQFEGQTKEVLGTSAANRIVAAVVAKELKAFLTSAKKDEKVQARAVLEKVVAAARTRVAARQHKEAQRRKTALETSSLPAKLADCRSDDVERSELFIVEGDSALGTAKLARNSEFQALLPIRGKILNVQKASVADMLKNAECASIIQVIGAGSGRTFDIDQARYGRVIFMADADVDGSHIRCLLLTLFQRYMRPMVEQGRVFAAVPPLHRTELTNPKRGQDKYHYTYSDAELRRTLLEFQSKGLRWKDPVQRYKGLGEMDADQLAETTMDPRHRILRRINLGDLEAAEKTFDLLMGNDVAPRKEFIVDSAATLDRSRIDA; encoded by the coding sequence ATGAGTGCCGAATCAGTGCCGTCCGCCCTGCTGGCGAAAGACGACGGTTCCAACTACACCGCTCGGCACCTGCTCGTCCTCGAGGGCCTGGAGGCCGTCCGCAAGCGGCCGGGCATGTACATCGGGTCCACCGACAGTCGCGGCCTGATGCACTGCCTGTGGGAGATCATCGACAACTCGGTCGACGAGGCCCTCGGCGGCTTCTGCGACCGGATCGAGGTCCTGCTGCACGAGGACGGCTCGGTCGAGGTCCGCGACAACGGCCGTGGCATCCCGGTCGACGTCGAGCCGAAGACCGGCCTCTCCGGTGTCGAGGTCGTGATGACCAAGCTGCACGCCGGCGGCAAGTTCGGCGGCGGCTCCTACGCGGCCTCCGGCGGCCTGCACGGCGTCGGCGCCTCGGTGGTCAACGCCCTCTCCGCCCGCCTGGACGTGGAGGTCGACCGCAGCGGCCACACCCACGCGATCAGCTTCCGCCGCGGCACGCCCGGCCACTTCACCGAGCTCTCCCCGGACGCCCCGTTCGAGGCGGCCAGCGGCCTGACCAAGAAGGGCAAGGCCCCGCGCGGCCGCACCGGCACCCGCATCCGCTACTGGGCCGACCGGCAGATCTTCCTCAAGGACGCCCGGCTCTCCCTGGAGAGCCTGCACGCCCGCGCCCGGCAGACCGCCTTCCTCGTCCCCGGCCTCACCATCATCGTCCGTGACGAGCGTCTGACGGAGAGTGAGGGGGTCGACGAGACGACCTTCCGCTTCGACGGCGGCATCGCCGAGTTCTGCGAGTTCCTCGCCCCCGACAAGCCGATCTGCGACGTGCTGCGGCTGCACGGTGAGGGCAACTTCAAGGAGACCGTGCCCGTCCTCGACGAGCTCGGCCACATGACCCCGACCGAGGTCACCCGCCACCTCGGCGTGGACATCGCGCTGCGCTGGGGCGCCGGCTACGACAGCACCATGCGCTCCTTCGTCAACATCATCGCCACCCCCAAGGGCGGCACCCACGTCACCGGCTTCGAGCGCTCACTCGCCAAGACCGTCAACGAGGTGCTGCGCGGTGCCAAGCTGCTGCGCGTCGCCGAGGACGACGTCACCAAGGACGACGCCCTGGAGGGCCTCACCGCGGTGGTCACCGTCCGGCTCGCCGAGCCGCAGTTCGAGGGCCAGACCAAGGAGGTGCTCGGCACCTCGGCGGCCAACCGGATCGTCGCCGCCGTGGTCGCCAAGGAGCTGAAGGCCTTCCTCACCTCCGCGAAGAAGGACGAGAAGGTCCAGGCCCGGGCCGTCCTGGAGAAGGTCGTCGCGGCCGCCCGCACCCGGGTCGCCGCCCGCCAGCACAAGGAGGCGCAGCGCCGGAAGACCGCGCTGGAGACCTCCTCGCTGCCGGCCAAGCTCGCCGACTGCCGCAGCGACGACGTGGAGCGCAGCGAGCTGTTCATCGTCGAGGGCGACTCGGCACTGGGCACCGCCAAGCTGGCCCGCAACTCGGAGTTCCAGGCGCTGCTGCCGATCCGCGGCAAGATCCTGAACGTGCAGAAGGCCTCGGTGGCCGACATGCTCAAGAACGCCGAGTGCGCCTCGATCATCCAGGTGATAGGGGCCGGTTCGGGCCGGACCTTCGACATCGACCAGGCCCGCTACGGCCGGGTCATCTTCATGGCCGACGCCGATGTCGACGGCTCGCACATCCGCTGCCTGCTGCTGACGCTCTTTCAGCGGTACATGCGGCCGATGGTCGAGCAGGGCCGGGTGTTCGCCGCGGTGCCGCCGCTGCACCGGACCGAGCTCACCAACCCCAAGCGCGGCCAGGACAAGTACCACTACACCTACTCGGACGCCGAACTGCGCCGCACCCTGCTGGAGTTCCAGTCCAAGGGGCTGCGCTGGAAGGACCCCGTGCAGCGGTACAAGGGCCTTGGTGAGATGGACGCGGACCAGCTGGCGGAGACCACGATGGACCCGCGCCACCGCATCCTGCGCCGGATCAACCTCGGCGACCTGGAGGCGGCGGAGAAGACCTTCGACCTGCTGATGGGCAACGACGTGGCGCCGCGCAAGGAGTTCATCGTGGACTCCGCGGCGACGCTGGACCGCTCGCGCATCGACGCCTGA
- a CDS encoding LuxR family two component transcriptional regulator encodes MSAGPVTRVVVADDQTVVREGIVMLLGLLPGIEVVGAAADGEEAVRLVAEHAPDVVLMDLRMPRCDGVEATRRIRSEHPGTEVVVLTTYADDDSLFPALRAGARGYLTKDAGAEEIARAIADVRSGAAGLSPQVQRRLLESLSGPVPKPPQPPVSAQSPGSAGLPDGLTAREAEVLALIAEGLSNAEIAAELFVSPSTVKTHINNLFAKTAVRDRAQAVAYAYRHGISRSS; translated from the coding sequence GTGAGCGCGGGGCCGGTGACCAGGGTGGTCGTCGCGGACGACCAGACCGTGGTGCGCGAGGGCATTGTGATGCTGCTGGGCTTGCTGCCGGGGATCGAGGTGGTGGGCGCGGCCGCCGACGGCGAGGAGGCGGTGCGCCTGGTCGCCGAGCACGCCCCGGACGTGGTGCTGATGGACCTTCGGATGCCGCGGTGCGACGGCGTCGAGGCGACCCGGCGGATCCGGTCCGAGCACCCCGGCACGGAGGTCGTGGTGCTCACCACCTACGCCGACGACGACTCGCTCTTCCCGGCGCTGCGGGCCGGGGCACGCGGCTACCTGACCAAGGACGCGGGGGCGGAGGAGATCGCCCGGGCGATCGCGGACGTGCGTTCCGGCGCGGCCGGCCTCTCCCCGCAGGTGCAGCGGCGGCTGCTGGAGAGCCTCTCCGGACCGGTCCCGAAACCGCCGCAGCCACCGGTGTCGGCGCAGTCACCGGGGTCGGCAGGGCTGCCGGACGGGCTCACCGCGCGGGAGGCCGAGGTGCTGGCGCTGATCGCCGAGGGGCTGTCCAACGCGGAGATCGCGGCCGAGCTGTTCGTCAGCCCGTCCACGGTGAAGACGCACATCAACAACCTCTTCGCGAAGACCGCGGTGCGGGACCGGGCGCAGGCCGTGGCATACGCCTATCGGCATGGAATTTCCCGGAGTTCGTGA
- a CDS encoding cation/acetate symporter, translating to MTGRTALAEAGPSSGHHGLAVVLFAVVVLVTLGITLWAGRRGRAAEDFYAGGRGFSPLQNGLALSGDYLSAASFLGVTGLIALYGYDGVLYSIGFLVAWLLVLMLVAELVRNAGRYTLADVLALRMRARPVRAAAGTAGLAVSLLYLIAQMVGAGSLVALLLGTGDGPAKSWTIVGVGALMIVYVTVGGMRATTWIQIVKAVLLVAGSLLLTVLVLVRFHGDLGALMQAAADRSGAGQAYLQPGLRYGADLTSRLDFLSLGLALVLGTAGLPHIVCRFYTVPTARAARRSTIWAIGLIGGFYLTAVVLGLGAAALVGTAEVRRANPAGNTAVPLLAAELGGGTGTTRGVVLFALISAIAFATILAVVAGLTLASSAAFAHDLYARAWRREAAPEVTERQELSAARWSAVAIGALAIVLSLFAQRLNVAFLVGLAFAVAASANLPTLLYSLFWRRFTTRGAVWAVYGGLVPAVLLVLFSPVVSGVPTAVLPGADFHVFPLENPGLVSIPLGFLAGWLGTVTSREPADPGRFAEMEVRSLTGTGAV from the coding sequence GTGACCGGCCGCACCGCCCTCGCCGAGGCCGGCCCGTCGTCCGGCCACCACGGGCTCGCCGTCGTGCTCTTCGCCGTCGTCGTGCTGGTCACCCTGGGGATCACGCTCTGGGCCGGGCGCCGCGGCCGGGCCGCCGAGGACTTCTACGCCGGCGGCCGCGGCTTCAGCCCGCTGCAGAACGGCCTCGCCCTCTCCGGCGACTACCTCTCCGCCGCCTCGTTCCTCGGTGTCACCGGCCTGATCGCGCTGTACGGCTACGACGGCGTGCTCTACAGCATCGGCTTCCTGGTCGCCTGGCTGCTGGTGCTGATGCTGGTCGCCGAGCTGGTCCGCAACGCGGGCCGCTACACCCTGGCCGACGTCCTGGCGCTGCGGATGCGGGCCCGGCCGGTCCGGGCCGCCGCGGGCACCGCGGGCCTGGCGGTCTCGCTGCTCTACCTGATCGCGCAGATGGTCGGTGCGGGCAGCCTGGTCGCCCTGCTTCTCGGCACCGGCGACGGCCCGGCGAAGAGCTGGACGATCGTGGGCGTCGGCGCCCTGATGATCGTCTATGTCACGGTCGGCGGCATGCGGGCCACCACCTGGATCCAGATCGTCAAGGCCGTGCTGCTGGTGGCCGGTTCGCTGCTGCTGACCGTCCTGGTGCTGGTCCGCTTCCACGGCGACCTCGGCGCGCTGATGCAGGCCGCCGCCGACCGCAGCGGTGCCGGGCAGGCGTACCTTCAGCCCGGGCTGCGCTACGGGGCCGATCTCACCAGCCGGCTGGACTTCCTCAGCCTCGGCCTCGCCCTGGTGCTCGGCACCGCAGGGCTGCCGCACATCGTCTGCCGCTTCTACACCGTGCCGACCGCGCGCGCCGCCCGCCGTTCCACGATCTGGGCGATCGGCCTGATCGGCGGTTTCTACCTGACCGCCGTGGTGCTGGGCCTCGGCGCCGCGGCCCTGGTCGGCACGGCGGAGGTGCGGCGCGCCAATCCGGCCGGGAACACCGCCGTGCCGCTGCTCGCGGCGGAGCTCGGCGGCGGCACCGGGACGACCCGCGGGGTGGTGCTCTTCGCGCTGATCTCCGCCATCGCCTTCGCGACCATCCTGGCCGTCGTCGCCGGGCTCACCCTGGCCTCCTCCGCGGCCTTCGCCCACGACCTGTACGCCAGGGCCTGGCGGCGCGAGGCCGCGCCGGAGGTGACGGAGCGCCAGGAGCTGTCCGCCGCCCGGTGGTCCGCCGTGGCGATCGGCGCGCTGGCGATCGTGCTCAGCCTGTTCGCGCAGCGCTTGAACGTGGCCTTCCTGGTCGGCCTGGCCTTCGCCGTGGCCGCCTCCGCGAACCTGCCGACCCTGCTGTACAGCCTGTTCTGGCGCCGCTTCACCACCCGCGGCGCGGTCTGGGCGGTGTACGGCGGGCTGGTGCCCGCGGTGCTGCTGGTGCTGTTCTCGCCGGTGGTGTCCGGCGTGCCCACGGCCGTGCTGCCCGGGGCGGACTTCCACGTGTTCCCGCTGGAGAACCCGGGCCTGGTGTCGATCCCTCTCGGCTTCCTGGCCGGCTGGCTCGGCACGGTGACCTCCCGCGAACCGGCCGACCCCGGCCGGTTCGCGGAGATGGAGGTCCGCTCGCTCACCGGCACCGGGGCGGTCTAG
- a CDS encoding response regulator of citrate/malate metabolism, which produces MIDVLVVDDDFRVAEVHAAYVAKVPGFRVTGRAHSAAEALASLERSPVDLVLLDHHLPDETGLALVRRLREGGIGCDVMMVTAARDVTTVHAAMQHGALQYLVKPFTFAGLREKLTGYAELRHALAGAGTREAGQDEVDRMFSALRSAASPAALPKGHSAPTTDLVLGAMRRAGQPLSAQEVADATGLSRSTAQRYLKQLARDGRLRLSLRYGDTGRPEHRYGLAGR; this is translated from the coding sequence ATGATCGACGTACTGGTGGTGGACGACGACTTCCGGGTCGCCGAGGTGCACGCGGCGTACGTCGCCAAGGTGCCCGGCTTCCGGGTCACCGGGCGGGCGCACAGCGCCGCCGAGGCCCTCGCCAGCCTGGAACGCTCCCCCGTCGACCTGGTGCTGCTCGACCACCACCTGCCGGACGAGACCGGACTGGCACTCGTCCGGCGGCTGCGCGAGGGCGGCATAGGCTGCGACGTCATGATGGTCACCGCCGCGCGGGACGTGACCACAGTGCACGCGGCGATGCAGCACGGCGCACTGCAGTACCTGGTCAAGCCGTTCACCTTCGCGGGGCTGCGGGAGAAGCTCACCGGGTACGCCGAGCTGCGGCACGCCCTGGCCGGGGCGGGCACCCGGGAGGCCGGCCAGGACGAGGTCGACCGGATGTTCTCGGCGCTGCGGAGCGCCGCCTCCCCGGCCGCCCTGCCGAAGGGGCACTCGGCCCCGACCACCGATCTGGTGCTCGGGGCGATGCGGCGCGCCGGGCAGCCGCTGTCCGCCCAGGAGGTGGCGGACGCCACCGGGCTGTCGCGCTCGACCGCGCAGCGGTACCTGAAGCAGCTGGCCCGGGACGGGCGGCTGCGGCTGAGCCTGCGGTACGGCGACACGGGCCGGCCCGAGCACCGGTACGGGCTGGCCGGGCGGTAG
- a CDS encoding signal transduction histidine kinase: protein MPLEFWTRWPAGGFPYREPSTRPRQVINTGGRLVLLAVVAWGTFSSGRFTGWAAVVAAGWMAQAAALLAGFYVSARARRLWPALACAAGLLLVAALANDGGAGSLAGVLWAGLGIVALVRLPLAAGVAVAGAALASYALMNGEPLVAGLTTAAGLGLLGYLLRLDAEARGTQRRLLEQERAARAAEAESAALGERARIAREIHDVLAHSLSAQLVHLEAARLMLDGGAERAQVRERVVAARRMAQEGLAETRQALSALRGELTPVGDFLAELTDRERAALAVEGAPRPLPAEAALAVRRVAQEAATNARKHAPGSRVTVRLAYLPAAVELEVRNTGPARGATPEGLADSGSGYGLLGMRERAELLGGELTAGPEDGGWRVLLRVPA from the coding sequence GTGCCGCTGGAGTTCTGGACCCGATGGCCGGCCGGAGGTTTCCCGTACCGGGAGCCGTCGACCCGGCCCCGGCAGGTGATCAACACCGGCGGCCGGCTGGTCCTGCTGGCCGTGGTGGCCTGGGGCACCTTCTCCTCGGGCCGGTTCACCGGCTGGGCGGCCGTCGTGGCGGCCGGCTGGATGGCGCAGGCGGCCGCGCTGCTCGCCGGGTTCTACGTCTCGGCCAGGGCGCGGCGCCTGTGGCCGGCGCTGGCCTGCGCGGCCGGCCTGCTGCTGGTCGCGGCGCTGGCGAACGACGGCGGCGCGGGCTCCCTGGCCGGGGTGCTGTGGGCCGGCCTCGGGATCGTCGCGCTGGTCCGGCTGCCGCTCGCCGCCGGGGTGGCGGTGGCCGGCGCGGCGCTCGCCTCGTACGCGCTGATGAACGGTGAGCCGCTGGTCGCCGGGCTGACCACGGCTGCCGGGCTGGGCCTGCTCGGCTATCTGCTGCGGCTGGACGCCGAGGCGCGCGGCACCCAGCGCCGGCTGCTGGAGCAGGAGCGGGCGGCGCGGGCGGCCGAGGCGGAGAGCGCGGCGCTCGGCGAGCGGGCCAGGATCGCCCGGGAGATCCACGACGTGCTGGCGCACAGCCTCTCCGCGCAGCTCGTCCACCTGGAGGCGGCCCGGCTGATGCTGGACGGCGGCGCGGAGCGCGCGCAGGTCCGCGAGCGGGTGGTCGCGGCCCGCCGGATGGCGCAGGAGGGCCTGGCGGAGACCCGGCAGGCGCTGTCCGCGCTGCGCGGCGAACTCACCCCGGTCGGCGACTTCCTGGCGGAGCTGACGGACCGTGAGCGGGCCGCGCTGGCCGTCGAGGGCGCGCCGCGGCCGCTGCCCGCCGAGGCCGCTCTCGCGGTGCGCCGGGTCGCGCAGGAGGCCGCGACCAACGCGCGCAAGCACGCCCCGGGCAGCCGGGTCACGGTGCGCCTCGCCTATCTGCCGGCCGCCGTCGAGCTGGAGGTGCGCAACACCGGCCCGGCGCGCGGCGCGACCCCGGAGGGCCTCGCCGACAGCGGTTCCGGGTACGGTCTGCTGGGGATGCGAGAGCGCGCCGAACTGCTCGGCGGGGAGCTCACGGCCGGTCCCGAGGACGGAGGGTGGCGGGTGCTGCTGAGGGTGCCGGCGTGA
- a CDS encoding uncharacterized membrane protein (DUF485 family), producing MAQQQSFDWWAGRLPGLPAARRRPGVPTQAAPLPGAPGSGDTEPGTAPGVPGASDAAEVYLAVQSSEDFDRIRRGYRGFVLPATLAFLGWYLLYLVAQAAAPVLMRRQLAGPLNVAWLLALGQFASTFLITWLYARNARTRRDRAALELRWDTQDRLR from the coding sequence GTGGCGCAGCAGCAGAGCTTCGACTGGTGGGCCGGCCGGTTGCCGGGCCTCCCCGCCGCCCGGCGGCGACCCGGGGTGCCGACGCAGGCCGCGCCCCTGCCCGGTGCTCCAGGTTCCGGTGACACAGAGCCCGGCACAGCACCCGGCGTACCCGGTGCATCCGACGCGGCCGAGGTGTACCTGGCGGTGCAGTCCAGCGAGGACTTCGACCGGATCCGCCGCGGCTACCGGGGGTTCGTCCTCCCGGCGACCCTGGCCTTCCTCGGCTGGTACCTGCTGTACCTGGTCGCGCAGGCCGCCGCACCGGTGCTGATGCGCCGTCAGCTGGCCGGCCCGCTGAACGTCGCCTGGCTGCTCGCGCTCGGCCAGTTCGCCTCGACCTTCCTGATCACCTGGCTGTACGCCCGCAACGCGCGCACCCGCCGCGACCGGGCCGCCCTGGAGCTGCGCTGGGACACCCAGGACCGGCTCCGGTGA